TTCCTTATAAAGGAAAGTTCTCTTACACTACATCTTGATAATGCACCAACATACACATTTTAAGCATtcataaaaagttaataaattaattcattaacataatcatataaattcatcaaacaatagacaaatatttcaaaaaagatgACTAGAAGTTTATGATGTTGATGATATTATGcaaattttctttcaaaactcGAATGATATTCAAATGTATAAGCTGAGATCAATTTATATATGCATCCATAACTTTAAATGACACCAATGTCTTAtgtttgtatgttataatgGTGATATCTGTTTCATTTGGAATATGATACAACCGTCTACATTGACTTCCTTCATCGGATTCAGTCAACACATGGCACACATTTTTCCCATACATACTTTCGGTGATCGAGCTTCAGATTTTCCACGCATTTGTtctgaaaagaaatatttagtCAATTCCAATCAAGGATTAAAGAGATTATACAAGTATTATAGTCTGGATAAATAGTGAAAATGTCTTTCTTAAATATCGCAAAGCTAATAgatgtttttaattatatttcaaaacaaaaaaagtatgtCACAATGTTAAATACTAAGATTAAGCATGTGTaaatttttcagtattttttgtggaCACTTATGACCTAAAATATACAGTCTAATATCTACAGAACGGAATTAAATGCGaaaagtaatattaaaataacggAAACTGTGTTCGACCCATAAGTCTCGATGATATgggtataaaataaaataaaactttacaagcataaaattaataaaattcaattgcattaatataacaataatttaGACTATGAACCCCAATAGAAGGACCAGCATTCAAACAAGGTATGACTTCTGCTACATATAGAAATTTTGCCAAGATGATAACAAGATAATTTTTTCGaacgttactgatgagtcttttgtaggcgaaacgcgcgtctgggcgtaaatacaaaattgaatcttggtatctatgatgagtttatttatacatgCCTTAAGGATACAATTCGAACTAAATTCTTCCACATAATCATTAACGAAAACATTTGGAATTGAATATATCAAAGGATATATATATCCAGTTGTAAATAGTAAAGTACTATCATTCCAATAAATCACAGATATCTTGATTTTAGTGTAAATGAAAGACGATTACAATTTTCTCAACTTACCTGCTAAACCACGGCGATCTATGGCGACTAATGCTTCAAATAAAAGTTTGATAACATTTTCATCTTTCCGCACTCCATGAAGCCAAATCATTAAAAGTCGAAAACCATGTTCTCTGTGACTATTTGTACCTATGAATGATAGATTAggttaatgaaaaaatattcagtaaaaaaaaagatattttttaacatacccTTTTTACGGTATAAATGGACAAATTTGATGTAGGCAAATGTCACATCTGATTGTAATTCAAATGTAAGAATAATAACACATTGTTTTAAAGGATAGTGAATATTTAAACGAGATCAAACACATAAAATGATTCAGTTCCAGTAGGGAGTATTTATTTTCCTTGTAGATATTTACAAGGCCGGAAAGCCAGTATTTACTGTTCACGTATTACGACTGATATATGTAAGGGACACCATTGCAAAGTATTTATCAAGTCAAGCACCATGTTCTGAACGTGTTGAcgtaaattatttattgattttgttctcAATTTAATGAAGTGTACAGCTTGTTTTAATTCAACTGTTTAATGCTTTTATGGGgtatatacttatatatctatactattaaagaCAGGAATatcattaaatgtattttcatattGTGTGTCTTCtaagcattttctttatttttacaacaattgttcatcattttgttttatggaaATCACTTACAAGATATAAAATAAGGGTCAACATTAAAATAAAGACAGAAGACAGATCCCGGACAAGATATATAACACCGTAGCATAAAAGAAATGGTTCAGCATGCTTTGAAATTATGCATTAAACGATGAGACACAATGAgtttataagtttcataaatgTATACACTTTGTAAACCATAAACCTTACTGTGTCTGTTGTGGTACTGATGCAATTTAAAGACATACCAGTGTACTGATGTTCAATACATCTTATATGATCTGAAGTGAACTTCCAGTGAACGGCCAATTTTTTCCAGTCGCCtgcttttaattgttttgtagcAAGTTTCCATAAAATGTCTTTCATTTGCGTTGATGATGGATGTTTTGGTGTCCTCAGGTACTGGTGTGGGTCAACATAATCCAACTCCTGTTCCATGTATTCCTGTATTAACGTATATGATGTTAAAGTACTATGAAAgttatttactattttacagCTCTTCATATATTAGTTATCTATATTAAATGAACATGAGAAGGAATATCTATATGTTTACTGGCCACAGGCATTTTACTATATGATCTTTATACAATTCATGCGTAGgtaatttgttgtgttttgtgttgtcCTTTAGGTATGGTTTAAAACGATAATGACAATTATGTGAAAACTGGGAAAATCTACTCACCCTCATGCCAATGAACATTTTGGACATGCTGTGTTATATCATTTACTCATAACAGATCATTCATTGTGTTCCTTTTTTAAGAATACGTGAAAATTCTTATAAATAGTTACCTTAGTTAAGGGAAATCGAAACGAAGTGTCAGATCTAATTAATGTCCTACAGATGATATTAAGCTTAAACCTTTGTAAACAGCTTTCTATAAGGAATTTCCCTTCATATAACCAACAAATCGTCAAGACAATATTTTGTGAGATCAATACAAAGGGCAATgttaaaagcatttttttttatatggagaACAAAACCCACAAAAATGGATAAAAGATGAATAGTTTAAAATAAGGTAGTAGTATCCTGCATGGTGATCATAGCAAATACATTTCTGATAGTaaaaacagtttttaataaatacaCAGTAAACCGACATAAgtttacaaatgttaaaatttcgAACATCGataaagaaaagacaaataaaagtaacaagCTAGTAACATTGTCCCAAAAGGAACGAGATCATGTGCGTcaatattgttattgttatgcTATGCGTCCATCATCTGCCATAATCAACATGTCTTTAAAGAACACAAATCATAATACAGAACAGACGACCCTACTTGTATCTAAAGATTTTAGAAACCGATATCGTTAATATGTTGTGACACCAACACACGGTTTCATCTACCCAATTTGCGATGATAAAACTTAAGTAGTCTAGATATTTAAAAGACAACACTGAAATATAACACATTGGTATTACAGAGTTCTTTGATTTCTTGCTTGCTTGCTTGATCCATTAGGGTTTTTGTTAACGTTTTATGCGGATTTCAGTTCTATTTACCGTGTTGAACAGTCAGTTTATATTGGCAGAAGAACTCGGGGTACTATGAGAGAACCATCGTCATTCGGGAGGGGGGAAATGTTATCCTGATCAACTCTGATAAGAATTCAGCATGCCTAGTTCAAACAGTAGCTTTTATTCTGCTATACATGTAGCAACgaaaacattcaaatttataatatcACTGAATTGACAGTGGAAAAAACACAAAGGAAATATTAAGAGAAGAAAAAGCAGATAAGAGTCTGGTATAAAGTTAATTGATGTTATATTCAAATGTTCTTAccagaaaatcattttctgaaCTAGAGTTATCTATCGTTTATCATGTTCTcgagaaataaatatttttatgtaaaatattttttaagatcGATCatacttaaataaaacaaattaaagcaaATATAGACAAAGGACCTAGTATATAGAGTTAAATGCACACTCTTGCCTTTAATACAGATCCTTCTATAGCTCGTTATAGATACCAAACTTAAAAatgtgtacgccagacgcgcatctCGTCTAGAATAGACTCATCAGTCAAATAAAGTCCAAAGTTGAAGTGCATTGAAAATCCAAAATTCGAAGAGttattgcataataaaaaaaaggtaagaTTTTCCTCGCAAATATCTTTAGTATTtcgcaaaaaaaaacacaaagtttggtaaacaatgatttattttaatgacatataaatgataattcaGGTCAACATAGAATCTAGCTAACAGCGGCTTGTGATACCTTCGGACATCATACTCTTTAAGGAAGAGAGAGAACGATGATGCACCTACTAagtacaatgaaatataaaaatcaggACTGATGCCAACTATTGTCGAATTCTGCGATGGACCTTTTTTGTCGAAaccgcgcgtctggcgtatatacaaatgttaagttctggtatctatgatgagtttatttacaaccactgggtcgatgccactgctggtggagatttatttccccgagggtatcacaagcccagtagtcaccactttttttgtgctgacatgaattgtcattgatatgttaatatttataaatttactgtttacaaaattttgattttttttaaatactacggcttttctacctcaggcatagattaccttagctgtatttggcaacactttaaggaattttggtcctcaaagctcttcaatttcgtacttttttggactttttaacctttttggattcgagcgtcactgatgagtcttttgtagacgaaacgcgcgtctgacgtatatacaaattttattcctggtatatatgatgggtttatttacaaccactgggtcgatgccactgctgggggatatttatttccccgagggtatcacaagcccagtagtcagcacttttttgtgcggacatgaattgtcattgatatggttatatttatatatttactgcttacaaaattttgaattttttgaaatactaaggcttttctacctcgggcatagattaccttatctgtatttggcaacactttaaggaattttggtcctcaaaactcttcaatttcgtactattttggcctttttaacttttttggattcgagcgtcactgatgagtcctttgtagacgaaacgcgcgtctggcgtatatacaaattttattcctggtatctatgatgagtttatttgtacaATATCTTGAATCCCCCCCATATGTTTTATAGAAGCAAAGCgtttaaaacaaacaaccaTATAACTAGACTGAAATGTAAACTGAACTAGGAAAACATAAAAAGTTTCAcaacaaacatttaaatttccgttttgtttaaaaagtctttaaatttctaatccaaacttgtttttttgtattatttaataagTGATAGAATATTAGCTACGACTGAAGTTTCTATAAGAACactattcaaacaaaaattttcaatatgttcttcaaacattttcaaatcaCTAGCTTACCCTTGTAACTGCATAGTATCTTTCAGCTTTGATTATCATATCTACAATCGCAACAAAACTTCCTCTAGATGCCAGTTGAAGCGGTGTTTTTCCCAGCTttgaattgaaaagaaatattcagtaaaaatatgtacgttttagttttagtttctcGTGTGCTTATATTAAACTGATCGTTTGTTGGTTTGCTAAACgttcagtggaaaatattttatgcatattcaTTACGATGCTCGTATGGGACTATAGGTGTTAGTCATTTAAGTTCTTAAAAGTCTACCCTGAACTTGTCTTGTATTTTAATCTATTAATCCTGgattatcattttttaattaatcttATATTTGAATGAAATTCTGAATCTTTTATCTGACACCAAACTATAAATTCGTGGAAATCTGCATttttattgatgattttttacAGTCATTTCTAAATTCGTttagaatttgtttttaataagtAGTTTTTATAAGATTCCAATTACTTTCACTGTTTGACATACTACTTATCCATTGCATGTATATTCATCAGCATTAACGAAACAATGCTATAAACAAGACATGTTTACAATTGCTATTTAGTTGTACACATTTTGAATTCTAAACTGTTTTTAAAACACCAATAACTGGTGGGTAAAGGATACCTTTTGAAACTGAGCATTGCTTCACCtcatgatttctttttattacacCGTTTAATACATACGATTAAAATTACCTTTTCACGCCGGGAAAGATTAGCACCACCAGCCAATAATACTTCAACAGATTCTTGAAAACCATTTTCTACAGCTACATGTATTGCAGTTTGCTGTCGCTGTGAAGACAGAAAAAGAATGTATTACCTGATATTATGATACATAATTGATTCATAATATTGACCAGCAATCAATTTCTAGAATCAATGGTACGAACTATAAATTATCAACTACCAGTGGAAAATACCTCAGATGGGTTAATTTAATCATATCCTTCTGTCGCTAAGTAGATTGTGGGAAACTGGCACTGTTTCCTTTTTATTTACTGCAAATTGCATACAAGTGAGTAGTTTCGCTAGCTTTAAAGCCAAGttaaatcaaccattttttacATCAGAAAATGTCTTTACAAagttattatccattcgtttgatgtgtttcagctttagATTTTACCTTTTGATGAGGGACTCTcctatttgaattttcctcaaagttcagttctttttttattttactttttacaactATGGTTTTCTATAGAACTAAACATTAATTATCTAATGTTTAAGTCGAACTATACACGCATTCGATCAAGAATCTTGCCATAGAGTATTTTaatcttctttctttttatgttacgtaatgtgtcatttttgttgttatCACGGTACAAATTAATATACTACGTAGAATCGCTAACAAGTATATAAACCGGTATTTATAcgcatataatttaaaagtaactGCTACACATTAAGGTAAACTGTTATACAAAATACTGTTACATAAAAGTTATACAAAACTAGattaattttcacttttttcttatcttattcTTTTTTGTGCAGGCGCCATTTAGCATGTAGACACATTTCCATaggtaaacattttttgatatcAAAACTTACGATTCAAAGTGTGTAagttatttgcattaaataaaggcaacagaagtatacatctgctcgaaagtcataaatcgaatgatagaaaacaaataaaacaatagttCATGGATGATGATGAGTCTTGTTTTAACAATTCAATAAGTCGGGTAAGTGATACACAAGGCATtactctatattttttttataaatcttgcTATCTAGGTCTTATTTGATAACGTCTGTATATATCTACTTGTGTAACCTTGCAAAATGTCATATCAGTGACGTTGATCTAATTTTCGTCGTACACTTGACTCCTGTTCTCTGTATTATACACTGTAATTAAGTGATGTGAGAACAATTAACTATTTTCTCCTGTCAGATACCTCGTATTAGATGCTTCCATTTTGTTCTTGGCATACTTACATTGTTAGCTATGTTGATGTCACAGTTAGCTTGGATCAATATTTCTATAATGTGGCGGGAATTTCCTAAAGTTGCCAAATGTAATGCAGTGTTCCCTTgctaatgaaataaataacagacacatttaagtaaaaatttggaaaaaaaaacactttaaatgTTACAGTGTAACttaaaatgttagaaatttCAATACCatactttaaaatgtttaaattgaatatacatgtattgttaaaaaaattccaAACACGATTACCAATGTATTCGATttatgaaaaaagtacaaagtttgAACCAATTAAGAAAATGTGCTGTATTCAAGAATATGAAAAGAAGATATATCATTAATGACAAGGTAATTGGTCTTCATACAAAACTTTACCACAGAGaacaattatcattgatatcgaTCTATCAATATGTTTGCTAGAAATTATGAAGATAGACAATGACAAACGACGGAAACAAGTAGAATGAGTAgctttactttttgttttatattttatggatttatcttatattttaaacatcaaGTAAACTTTAAAGTACAAGCGAAGgagattttattttcttaaaatcgaattataaaatattttgtatcgTTTCAAAAAACCTTTTACGAATCTTTGTTAAATGATTCATAAATAAATCACAAAGAAGATGAAGGAAAACAACGACGATTTCTTTTGAGTGTCAATTTATATGTCAAACTATCCTATTCAGTGTggtatttggccttttttactCTTCGATTCTAGTGTCACTGTTGGAATTTGAAGACGGGACGTGTGGCTGGCGTACAAAATTTCactcctggtatctatgataagtttagtATTACTTACAAAATTCTGAGCGTCAATATAAGCACCATTTTTGATTATGGTCATAACTACTTCGTCATGGCCATTTGTTGCTGCAAAATGTAATGGGGTCATTCCTTtctgaaaaatcacaaaatacgtGTTAAAATATATGCATTAAGAGATCATTTAGGTATGCATATGTAAGGGACTGAGAGATCATTACATTTATGTAAAATAGGAAAACTGTTATTTATCATCGATTGCATGCATGTCTGCAATTACAAAATAGGCAGACGATTCCAAAaggaataacaaaaatacataaattacagatatggcgttgtcagtttgtgtataaatttgaaagtctctttggtatctttcgaattatttcaaaaatatttagaaatatttaaaaatagagACAAGCACTCTGGATTGTTATAAATTCTATTCAAATCTACTCAAGTATTGCCTTATCTATATAGATACATTTTTTGCGTAttgaaattgttgttttttactTTACTGTTATCGTTAATTTGTAGAAGAATCGAATTATTCACTTTAAATGCATCTAACATATTCCAACTCATTTCCTCTAATCTATACATACTATTGTTTCTGTGTCAGCACCAGCATTAAATTCCAATAATACATCAACAACGTCTGCGTGACCATTATCTGCTGCTACATGTAAGGCGGTTCTACCATCCTAAGAACATAAAcatgaatgaaaacaaatcgAAGAAGGTTTaaacattaagaaaaaaaggattttatattttttaaacagtatTTCAATATGGCTTTAATCGAACCACCCTGcatatatacaattttagtTTGGTCACGCCTGCTGAGCATACCAgattgaacattttgaatttcatgaTAAATGGCCGACTAGATTATTATAGTTTCATAGTTTATTAAAGAAAACTCAGCCGCAGAAGACTGCGTAACAGGAGCatattatacacaatataaatcacaacatatttcaatatacatacagtatacatttttaaattacacATCTTCAGaaataaatctttgtttattgcaattttaaatcAGACAGGAATCTTTTCtaccttttgaataaaaattgacaattgcCTCAATGTGCCAAAAATGTGCACTAACCTTTTTTCCTCTTATCACTGGTTTCAGAATAACTTATAAAAAGCAAAAGTAAAAATCTAGATCTTAATCTTGACATTTGACGTTGAGCTCAACTTCAAGGTTATGTATCAAAAGTTCATAGTTTCTTACAACTTACGGTTGTGAGATTTAGCAACAATCGGTTCACATCAAATATTTAAGGAGAGGTAACTTTTACAAAACGTTCATGGATTAACTCGATGAAAATTGTTATAACAAAGTTGTAACTTGTCATACGATACAgcagttttttttgttgttgatatcGATAATAGATTCTGAGACTAGTTACTACTATAATCCTCGGTGTCGGAGAAGAGCATTTGAAGGGAAATGGCAAACCTAATCACTATAGGATTAAGCATACGGTCAACCGATACTCGTTACGAGatatcatttcaaatttcaaaatgttgtgtAATTTTTCTGCATTTGTTGTTTGTATTATGCGCAGACACAATAATTTCCGGTTTGAATTGTCCTTGTAGTTtaggttttttttggggggtattttactttttggtatCAGTTAACTGTACTTAAATAAAGAGTGTTTCTATTCTGTGAAAATGTTTAACAGCTAGCATGGCATCTTTGTATTGCTTGTGTTTATAGCTACAGGTACCAGCAGCTTGATTTACTTGAAAAGTATCACAACACCATTTCAACTTCCGCAAATCTTAATAGTCTGTTAGATTTATGGAGGTCCACAGGGTATTTTACTTTACAACGGTGATAGAACTTGACAGTTCATctatttacagtaaaatcacTAAGATTATCTTCTTTTGTAATATATAGCTAAGTTAAGAATGCAATAAAACCAAGTCTGTGTGGTTTACGTacttgaaaataattgaataaactataacatagaaaatatttaacaaataggTATATCTTCTGCTGCTGGTGATTGTGTATGAAAAATAAGAGATAAAATAATGCGCATTCGAAATATCTGAGAAACATAGGAAAATATGGTTTTATAAGAATATATTGGTTTTATTCGTTTTAAAAACATAGTTTGTTCTGTgctttattttacaaaacagtACTAATATAACCAATGCTAAAGagtgggtttttttatttgcaagCACTGGACTAGAACCAATGCTGGTGGATTGGTGTTATCATAAACAACTTAGTCagaattttaataataacaCGGTTTACAATCAACCTTTCTATAATGATCCGTTTATAAATTAtggattattaaaaaaaacgttcTGATTGTCTAAGGCAAAGCTGGGTCTAGATGAAGTAGGCTAGGCTTTATATCCGGGTAGTTTTTGCTTGCACggtatgacaaatacaattatatgaatttataatgAATTATTGTCATAAGATGGTGTTGtgttattacttttactttgcCAATTatttaaagagaaaaatattagatacaaatatgaataaaattataatcatatGTTGGAGAGTTACGGTTGTTGAAGATGTGCATAagttacccttccggagcacctgagatcacccctagtttttggtggggttcgtgttgtttattctttggttttctgtgttgtgtcatgtgtactattgtttgtctgtttgtctttttcatttttagccatggtgttgtcagtttgttttagatttatgagtttgactgtccctttggtatctttcgtccctcttttaggtGTTTAACGCCTGATATATAGAAGCTCTGAACAATTGGTATATGTAAGAGAGCAACGTTGGTATCCGTTTATGTGTACGAAAAATGTgccttattttttaaaactattgaaatatttcattagcAGGGGATAAACACAGGACAAGaaagttttatttacaaatgtttgttttttagaGCATCACGTACAAACCCttgatttaaatgttaaattgaCCATTTTATGTTAATAgctataggaagatgtgatgtgagtgccaatgagacaactctccatccaaataacaattttaaaaaacccATTATTGGTCCATGTACGactcttcaacacggagccttggctcataccgaacaacaagctataaagggccccaaaattactagtgtaaaaccatacaaacgggaaaaccaacggtctaatctatataaaaaaacgagaaacaaaaaacacgtataaattacataaacaaacgacaactaatgTACATCAGATTTCTAAGAACATATAGCAATATAGAGTCTTGTATTctctataatacaaaaataaacattaagatAACTCTAAACATCAGCAGATAAGATTCCTTAATAGTTGTAGACAAAGGGCCATGTGGTAGAGTTATGCTAAATGCTACGATCCCTGAATCCCTCCTTTCTAATCTCTATCAGTACTTAACAAAACTGATGGttaatttcttgttttgatAGAGTATAAGTGTCTACTCACAACATCTCTGTCATCTACTAAAGCACCAATCATTAGAAGTCTTTTAACCACGTGGTGGTGACCTTTCCTAGCTGCAACATGTACAGCTGTTTCACCTtc
Above is a window of Mytilus trossulus isolate FHL-02 chromosome 4, PNRI_Mtr1.1.1.hap1, whole genome shotgun sequence DNA encoding:
- the LOC134714532 gene encoding ankyrin repeat and death domain-containing protein 1A-like isoform X7; the encoded protein is MIQAPVMTKSEINFHSAAKDNDLESIKKLLREKVDINCKNNLDRTPLHWAAANGNLDILEKLVDAGADVEATDKYGMRPVLWAAWFGHLEAMKFLINSGATPRCTNKQGMGILHCAAQNSHVHIMNFIFESLEDFKVDEMEKSDRTALFLAAEEGHIESVMRLIDMRCDVTIRDKEGETAVHVAARKGHHHVVKRLLMIGALVDDRDVDGRTALHVAADNGHADVVDVLLEFNAGADTETIKGMTPLHFAATNGHDEVVMTIIKNGAYIDAQNFQGNTALHLATLGNSRHIIEILIQANCDINIANNRQQTAIHVAVENGFQESVEVLLAGGANLSRREKLGKTPLQLASRGSFVAIVDMIIKAERYYAVTREYMEQELDYVDPHQYLRTPKHPSSTQMKDILWKLATKQLKAGDWKKLAVHWKFTSDHIRCIEHQYTGTNSHREHGFRLLMIWLHGVRKDENVIKLLFEALVAIDRRGLAEQMRGKSEARSPKVCMGKMCAMC